A genomic region of Lates calcarifer isolate ASB-BC8 linkage group LG9, TLL_Latcal_v3, whole genome shotgun sequence contains the following coding sequences:
- the glis3 gene encoding LOW QUALITY PROTEIN: zinc finger protein GLIS3 (The sequence of the model RefSeq protein was modified relative to this genomic sequence to represent the inferred CDS: deleted 1 base in 1 codon), which produces MRSSEESVSAMSGKGCQLLVSPCNVSPSLSMIRIPMSPPPRANLSPSSGMERVKKGAVHSIASGKQSGGHVVLPTLSLRRQVLTNGKHLNMPTTSPQQQVPAHRPPTTVTTTIQTGLCSSNNSFKGCLVSGPTMEVLGQPAAANLTVTSSPITDVTGQPYTAGPTAPHPPSHSHSVTVPHTDARSLLSRESLASTTLSLFETQSMFSGRHDWPYGYRVLPPLGLPQCSTQASEGGEQLSISSGTAMSGTTVSGGTSTSASLPSYLFACDAGSPRPSRAKKRALSMSPLSDVMGTDFNSIIRTSPTSLVAYINGSLSSPASHPTLSPVQSEGYGHFLGVRGCCIPHVHPYSVPSSLKAMAPQTEYSRMQMLEEGGGLENQMANMVVEQQCLPEEGGAMEKTSESCSQTTNNLLPPLQLQPAVLTTVYEAATPQGPPPPYHSHQHIHLSRRHCKIKPPSQDPHAQAPMVPIRHGVSFLPQVPMLEEEEGELEDYGAHCCRWLECSAVYDQKEELVRHIEKLHVDQRKAEDFTCYWVGCPRNFKPFNARYKLLIHMRVHSGEKPNKCTFEGCKKAFSRLENLKIHLRSHTGEKPYLCQHPGCHKAFSNSSDRAKHQRTHLDTKPYACQVPGCAKRYTDPSSLRKHVKSHSTKERQLRKKMKSTADVTQDTLTDCLTIHPLQPSLSPLARIDNNLNPSPGASYESYSAAPQGQDSSSNSHLALLCSLQDNYRFVDPSPHQLFPGDQCRPCSSTCLPHPPNGTSLRNNRDLKQPSQPPDLADHNAVELSGQMKMLYSPPQYGGITAQTSSSHMMQVDAFGDSLAPAVNNPNGVATSQTAISCITGFNVHNQTHNVGPNQELHGGDFFTVVDHHTSQVSCVYTEG; this is translated from the exons ATGAGAAGTTCTGAGGAATCTGTTTCCGCCATGAGTGGAAAAGGTTGTCAGCTCCTGGTGTCTCCATGCAATGTGTCCCCATCACTGAGCATGATCAGGATTCCCATGTCTCCCCCGCCACGGGCCAATCTCAGTCCCTCCTCTGGAATGGAGAGGGTGAAAAAAGGAGCCGTTCACTCCATAGCTTCTGGGAAACAGAGCGGAGGCCACGTTGTTCTGCCTACC TTGAGCCTCCGCAGGCAGGTGTTGACCAACGGGAAGCATCTGAACATGCCGACAACATCCCCGCAACAGCAAGTACCTGCTCATCGCCCTCCGACCACAGTGACAACTACCATTCAGACAGGACTCTGCTCCTCTAACAACAGCTTcaaag GTTGCCTTGTGTCAGGGCCCACCATGGAAGTATTAGGTCAGCCAGCTGCTGCTAACCTGACAGTGACCAGTAGTCCCATAACTGATGTCACAGGCCAGCCATACACTGCAGGGCCCACAGCGCCTCATCCTCCATCACATTCACATAGTGTAACGGTTCCCCACACTGACGCCAG ATCCTTACTGTCCAGAGAATCCCTGGCATCCACCACCCTCAGTCTGTTTGAAACGCAGTCAATGTTTAGTGGAAGACATGACTGGCCATATGGCTACCGTGTGCTGCCTCCGCTGGGACTACCTCAGTGCTCCACCCAGGCCAGCGAGGGAGGCGAGCAGCTCAGCATTTCGTCAGGCACAGCCATGTCCGGCACGACCGTATCAGGTGGCACGAGCACCTCTGCCTCCCTGCCTTCATACCTCTTTGCGTGTGATGCTGGCAGCCCCAGACCGTCTCGCGCTAAGAAGAGAGCTCTCTCCATGTCGCCTCTGTCAGACGTCATGGGTACTGACTTCAACTCCATCATACGCACCTCGCCTACCTCACTTGTGGCCTACATCAACGGTTCCCTCAGCTCTCCGGCCTCCCACCCCACACTCTCACCTGTCCAGTCTGAGGGTTATGGTCACTTCCTGGGTGTGAGAGGCTGCTGTATCCCTCATGTCCACCCCTACAGTGTGCCAAGTTCTTTGAAGGCCATGGCCCCACAGACAGAGTACAGCCGTATGCAGATGCTCGAAGAGGGAGGGGGTCTGGAGAACCAGATGGCTAACATGGTGGTGGAGCAGCAGTGCCTCCCAGAGGAAGGAGGGGCGATGGAGAAGacctcagagagctgcagcCAAACCACCAACAACCTGCTCCCGCCTTTACAGCTGCAGCCAGCTGTGTTGACAACAGTCTACGAAGCTGCTACTCCACAAGGGCCTCCACCACCCTACCACTCGCACCAGCACATTCACCTCTCCAGACGTCACTGCAAAATAAAGCCCCCCTCTCAGGACCCTCACGCGCAAGCTCCCATGGTTCCTATAAGACATGGGGTGAGCTTTTTACCCCAGGTGCCGATGCTAGAGGAAGAAGAAGGCGAGTTAGAGGACTATGGGGCCCACTGCTGCAGGTGGTTGGAATGCAGTGCAGTCTATGACCAAAAGGAGGAGCTGGTAAGGCACATAGAGAAGCTACATGTGGACCAGCGGAAGGCTGAGGATTTCACGTGCTACTGGGTGGGCTGCCCACGCAACTTCAAGCCCTTCAATGCCCGATACAAGCTTCTTATCCACATGAGGGTCCATTCAGGAGAGAAACCCAACAAGTGCACG TTTGAGGGCTGCAAGAAGGCTTTCTCTCGGCTAGAAAACCTGAAGATCCACCTGCGTAGCCATACGGGGGAGAAACCCTATCTGTGTCAGCACCCAGGATGCCACAAGGCCTTCAGCAACTCAAGTGACAGAGCTAAACACCAGCGTACACACCTAGACACA AAGCCGTACGCGTGCCAGGTGCCTGGCTGTGCAAAGCGTTACACTGACCCCAGCTCCTTGAGGAAACACGTGAAATCCCACTCTACTAAAGAGCGACAGTTACGGAAGAAG ATGAAATCTACAGCTGATGTGACCCAGGACACGCTGACGGACTGTTTAACCATTCACCCTCTACAACCAAGCCTTTCTCCTCTGGCAAGGATAGACAACAACTTGAACCCATCCCCTGGCGCATCCTATGAGTCATACTCCG CTGCTCCACAGGGACAAGACTCCTCCAGCAATTCTCATCTGGCTCTGTTGTGCTCCTTACAAGATAATTACAG GTTTGTTGATCCTTCCCCTCACCAGCTCTTCCCTGGGGACCAGTGCAGGCCTTGCTCTTCCACCTGCCTCCCGCATCCTCCCAATGGGACATCCCTGCGGAACAACCGAGATTTGAAGCAGCCCAGCCAGCCGCCTGATCTAGCAGATCACAATGCAG TGGAGCTCTCAGGGCAGATGAAGATGCTGTATTCTCCTCCACAATATGGTGGGATCACAGCACAGACCAGTTCGAGTCACATGATGCAAGTTGATGCCTTTGGTGACAGCCTCGCTCCAGCAGTCAATAATCCCAATGGGGTGGCCACCTCACAAACAGCTATTTCCTGCATCACAG GATTTAATGtccacaaccaaacacacaatGTGGGTCCAAATCAAGAATTACATGGAGGAGATTTCTTCACTGTGGTGGACCACCACACAAGCCAGGTCTCCTGTGTCTATACAGAAGGATAA
- the rfx3 gene encoding transcription factor RFX3 isoform X2: MQTPEAGADSTSTVPLQTTVPVQPTGSTQQVPVQQQAQTVQQVQHVYPAQVQYVEENSGVYTNGNIRTYSYSEPQLYSQNSGGSYFDTQGSSSQVSTVVTSHGMTNNGGGGSGGMSMGLAGGQVISSSSGAYLMDNTGPHPATQTARASPATLQWLLDNYETAEGVSLPRSTLYNHYLRHCQEQKLDPVNAASFGKLIRSIFMGLRTRRLGTRGNSKYHYYGIRVKPDSPLNRLQEDMQYMALRQQPVQQKQRFKPVQKFDGGSGENYSGGGQHHPGAAEQTVIAQSQHHQQFLDASRALPDFVELDLGQSNTENISPEDVKALQSLYREHCEAILDVVVNLQFSLIEKLWQTFWRYSPPDSVEGATVTENSSISEIEARLPRSQLLVLCRNEAVLKWMSTCDHLMYQALVEILIPDVLRPIPSALTQAIRNFAKSLEGWLNNAMNAIPQRMIQTKIAAVSAFAQTLRRYTSLNHLAQAARAVLQNTSQINQMLSDLNRVDFANVQEQASWVCQCEEGVVQHLEQDFKATLQQQSSLEQWAAWLDNVVTQVLKPYEHRPSFPRAARQFLLKWSFYSSMVIRDLTLRSAASFGSFHLIRLLYDEYMFYLVEHRVAQATGETPIGVMGEFDSLNTLSLTNIDKDETSGMDSDLEEDTEETGEPLAKREKSEHEVIQVIQVGALEDGSHPVVGVVQPGVLHSLPQPPQDHTEHILTPSAGTPTIRHCSTTGNTYASV, encoded by the exons ATGCAGACCCCTGAAGCAGGCGCTGACTCCACCTCCACTGTCCCTCTTCAGACCACCGTGCCTGTCCAGCCTACCGGCTCCACCCAGCAGGTGCCTGTTCAGCAACAG GCCCAGACTGTTCAACAGGTTCAGCATGTTTACCCAGCACAGGTGCAGTATGTGGAGGAAAACAGTGGCGTCTACACCAATGGCAACAT AAGAACCTACTCGTACTCAGAGCCGCAGCTGTATAGCCAGAACAGTGGAGGGAGCTACTTTGACACGCAGGGCAGCTCATCACAAGTGTCCACTGTGGTGACATCTCATGGCATGACCAACAATGGAGGAGGGGGCAGTGGAGGAATGAGCATGGGTCTGGCAGGGGGTCAGGTAATCAGCAGCAGTTCTGGGGCTTACCTTATGGACAACACTGGACCCCACCCTGCCACCCAGACGGCACGAGCTTCCCCAGCTACT CTCCAGTGGCTGTTGGACAATTACGAGACAGCAGAGGGCGTAAGTCTACCACGATCCACCCTCTACAATCATTATCTGCGCCACTGTCAGGAGCAGAAACTGGACCCTGTAAATGCAGCCTCTTTTGGCAAACTCATCCGCTCCATCTTCATGGGACTCCGTACAAGGCGCCTTGGGACAAG AGGGAACTCCAAATATCATTACTATGGTATACGTGTAAAACCAGATTCCCCACTCAATAGACTCCAAGAGGACATGCAGTATATGGCTCTCAGACAGCAACCAGTTCAGCAGAAACAGAG GTTCAAGCCAGTGCAGAAGTTTGATGGCGGCTCTGGGGAAAATTACTCAGGTGGAGGCCAGCACCATCCCggtgcagcagagcagacagtCATTGCGCAGAGccagcaccaccagcagttCCTAG ATGCATCGCGGGCACTCCCTGACTTTGTAGAGCTGGACCTGGGACAGAGCAATACAGAGAACATCAGTCCAGAGGATGTGAAAGCTCTCCAGTCCCTTTACAGAGAGCACTGTGAG GCTATCTTGGATGTGGTTGTCAACCTCCAGTTCAGTCTAATTGAGAAACTGTGGCAGACATTCTGGCGTTACTCTCCCCCTGACTCAGTAGAGGGTGCCACTGTAACAGAAAACAG CAGCATTAGTGAGATCGAAGCACGGCTCCCTCGTTCACAGCTACTGGTGCTGTGCAGAAATGAGGCTGTACTCAAATGGATGAGCACCTGTGATCATCTAATGTACCAGGCCCTTGTGGAGATCCTCATTCCTGATGTCCTGAGACCTATTCCCA gtgcCTTGACTCAAGCCATTCGCAACTTTGCCAAAAGCCTGGAAGGTTGGCTCAATAATGCCATGAATGCCATTCCACAGAGAATGATCCAGACCAAG ATTGCCGCTGTTAGTGCCTTTGCGCAAACACTGCGCAGATACACATCTTTGAACCACCTGGCTCAGGCAGCACGTGCTGTCTTGCAAAACACATCCCAGATCAACCAAATGCTGAGTGATCTCAACCGTGTTGACTTTGCCAACGTACAG GAGCAGGCATCATGGGTGTGCCAGTGTGAGGAGGGAGTGGTTCAGCACTTGGAGCAGGACTTCAAGGCCACACTACAGCAGCAAAGCTCTTTGGAGCAGTGGGCGGCCTGGCTGGACAACGTGGTCACTCAGGTGCTCAAGCCCTACGAGCACCGGCCCAGCTTCCCCAGGGCGGCTCGACAATTTCTGCTCAAATGGTCCTTCTACAG TTCAATGGTGATCAGGGACCTGACCCTGCGCAGCGCTGCCAGCTTTGGTTCCTTCCATCTGATTCGCCTGCTGTATGATGAGTACATGTTTTACCTAGTGGAGCATCGTGTGGCCCAAGCTACTGGAGAGACACCCATTGGTGTCATGGGGGAG ttcGACAGCCTCAACACCCTGTCCCTCACTAACATTGATAAAG ATGAAACGAGTGGGATGGACAGTGACTTGGAAGAGGACACGGAGGAGACCGGCGAACCTCTCGCCAAGCGGGAGAAGTCGGAGCATGAGGTGATCCAGGTGATCCAGGTCGGGGCACTAGAGGACGGGTCCCACCCCGTGGTGGGGGTTGTCCAGCCAGGCGTCCTCCACTCGCTGCCCCAGCCCCCGCAGGATCACACCGAGCACATCCTCACCCCCTCAGCCGGTACTCCCACCATCCGCCACTGCAGCACCACAGGCAACACCTACGCCTCCGTCTGA
- the rfx3 gene encoding transcription factor RFX3 isoform X1, with product MQTPEAGADSTSTVPLQTTVPVQPTGSTQQVPVQQQAQTVQQVQHVYPAQVQYVEENSGVYTNGNIRTYSYSEPQLYSQNSGGSYFDTQGSSSQVSTVVTSHGMTNNGGGGSGGMSMGLAGGQVISSSSGAYLMDNTGPHPATQTARASPATIEMAIETLQKSEGLSSQRSSLLNSHLQWLLDNYETAEGVSLPRSTLYNHYLRHCQEQKLDPVNAASFGKLIRSIFMGLRTRRLGTRGNSKYHYYGIRVKPDSPLNRLQEDMQYMALRQQPVQQKQRFKPVQKFDGGSGENYSGGGQHHPGAAEQTVIAQSQHHQQFLDASRALPDFVELDLGQSNTENISPEDVKALQSLYREHCEAILDVVVNLQFSLIEKLWQTFWRYSPPDSVEGATVTENSSISEIEARLPRSQLLVLCRNEAVLKWMSTCDHLMYQALVEILIPDVLRPIPSALTQAIRNFAKSLEGWLNNAMNAIPQRMIQTKIAAVSAFAQTLRRYTSLNHLAQAARAVLQNTSQINQMLSDLNRVDFANVQEQASWVCQCEEGVVQHLEQDFKATLQQQSSLEQWAAWLDNVVTQVLKPYEHRPSFPRAARQFLLKWSFYSSMVIRDLTLRSAASFGSFHLIRLLYDEYMFYLVEHRVAQATGETPIGVMGEFDSLNTLSLTNIDKDETSGMDSDLEEDTEETGEPLAKREKSEHEVIQVIQVGALEDGSHPVVGVVQPGVLHSLPQPPQDHTEHILTPSAGTPTIRHCSTTGNTYASV from the exons ATGCAGACCCCTGAAGCAGGCGCTGACTCCACCTCCACTGTCCCTCTTCAGACCACCGTGCCTGTCCAGCCTACCGGCTCCACCCAGCAGGTGCCTGTTCAGCAACAG GCCCAGACTGTTCAACAGGTTCAGCATGTTTACCCAGCACAGGTGCAGTATGTGGAGGAAAACAGTGGCGTCTACACCAATGGCAACAT AAGAACCTACTCGTACTCAGAGCCGCAGCTGTATAGCCAGAACAGTGGAGGGAGCTACTTTGACACGCAGGGCAGCTCATCACAAGTGTCCACTGTGGTGACATCTCATGGCATGACCAACAATGGAGGAGGGGGCAGTGGAGGAATGAGCATGGGTCTGGCAGGGGGTCAGGTAATCAGCAGCAGTTCTGGGGCTTACCTTATGGACAACACTGGACCCCACCCTGCCACCCAGACGGCACGAGCTTCCCCAGCTACT ATTGAAATGGCGATTGAGACGCTCCAAAAATCTGAGGGTTTATCCAGTCAGAGAAGCTCGCTGCTCAACAGCCAT CTCCAGTGGCTGTTGGACAATTACGAGACAGCAGAGGGCGTAAGTCTACCACGATCCACCCTCTACAATCATTATCTGCGCCACTGTCAGGAGCAGAAACTGGACCCTGTAAATGCAGCCTCTTTTGGCAAACTCATCCGCTCCATCTTCATGGGACTCCGTACAAGGCGCCTTGGGACAAG AGGGAACTCCAAATATCATTACTATGGTATACGTGTAAAACCAGATTCCCCACTCAATAGACTCCAAGAGGACATGCAGTATATGGCTCTCAGACAGCAACCAGTTCAGCAGAAACAGAG GTTCAAGCCAGTGCAGAAGTTTGATGGCGGCTCTGGGGAAAATTACTCAGGTGGAGGCCAGCACCATCCCggtgcagcagagcagacagtCATTGCGCAGAGccagcaccaccagcagttCCTAG ATGCATCGCGGGCACTCCCTGACTTTGTAGAGCTGGACCTGGGACAGAGCAATACAGAGAACATCAGTCCAGAGGATGTGAAAGCTCTCCAGTCCCTTTACAGAGAGCACTGTGAG GCTATCTTGGATGTGGTTGTCAACCTCCAGTTCAGTCTAATTGAGAAACTGTGGCAGACATTCTGGCGTTACTCTCCCCCTGACTCAGTAGAGGGTGCCACTGTAACAGAAAACAG CAGCATTAGTGAGATCGAAGCACGGCTCCCTCGTTCACAGCTACTGGTGCTGTGCAGAAATGAGGCTGTACTCAAATGGATGAGCACCTGTGATCATCTAATGTACCAGGCCCTTGTGGAGATCCTCATTCCTGATGTCCTGAGACCTATTCCCA gtgcCTTGACTCAAGCCATTCGCAACTTTGCCAAAAGCCTGGAAGGTTGGCTCAATAATGCCATGAATGCCATTCCACAGAGAATGATCCAGACCAAG ATTGCCGCTGTTAGTGCCTTTGCGCAAACACTGCGCAGATACACATCTTTGAACCACCTGGCTCAGGCAGCACGTGCTGTCTTGCAAAACACATCCCAGATCAACCAAATGCTGAGTGATCTCAACCGTGTTGACTTTGCCAACGTACAG GAGCAGGCATCATGGGTGTGCCAGTGTGAGGAGGGAGTGGTTCAGCACTTGGAGCAGGACTTCAAGGCCACACTACAGCAGCAAAGCTCTTTGGAGCAGTGGGCGGCCTGGCTGGACAACGTGGTCACTCAGGTGCTCAAGCCCTACGAGCACCGGCCCAGCTTCCCCAGGGCGGCTCGACAATTTCTGCTCAAATGGTCCTTCTACAG TTCAATGGTGATCAGGGACCTGACCCTGCGCAGCGCTGCCAGCTTTGGTTCCTTCCATCTGATTCGCCTGCTGTATGATGAGTACATGTTTTACCTAGTGGAGCATCGTGTGGCCCAAGCTACTGGAGAGACACCCATTGGTGTCATGGGGGAG ttcGACAGCCTCAACACCCTGTCCCTCACTAACATTGATAAAG ATGAAACGAGTGGGATGGACAGTGACTTGGAAGAGGACACGGAGGAGACCGGCGAACCTCTCGCCAAGCGGGAGAAGTCGGAGCATGAGGTGATCCAGGTGATCCAGGTCGGGGCACTAGAGGACGGGTCCCACCCCGTGGTGGGGGTTGTCCAGCCAGGCGTCCTCCACTCGCTGCCCCAGCCCCCGCAGGATCACACCGAGCACATCCTCACCCCCTCAGCCGGTACTCCCACCATCCGCCACTGCAGCACCACAGGCAACACCTACGCCTCCGTCTGA